In Euwallacea similis isolate ESF13 chromosome 5, ESF131.1, whole genome shotgun sequence, a single window of DNA contains:
- the wdn gene encoding zinc finger protein 75A isoform X2, whose translation MSESEIKEGVKVIVYEGENLCRSCLVEIDNKRYFWLESYYLERKFIEIYHNVTSLKVDINDEKPKKICASCYDTIIKFYQFKTKVIECEKLLNEVSNRENNFSKFKVDLKSEDNLDNRNELGVEEEALEEVDNKDCRLLRYKHKRKLKEPKPFLCTICGKGYSTKAVLENHQKIHTGEKSFTCDVCQKQFRFISTYKTHIMIHSNEKPLSCPVCGKCFRQHAHLKTHIRGQHTAERPFKCTYCGKTFKLSGNLVVHTRIHTGETPYICDVCSKGFYDSSSMKKHRRGHFEKGRKKIKLEDLNLNKANEVTRVSEKGKEDT comes from the exons ATGAGTGAAAGCGAAATTAAAGAGGGAGTGAAGGTGATTGTTTATGAAGGCGAGAATCTTTGCAGATCTTGTTTAGttgaaattgataataaaagaTACTTTTGGCTTGAAAGTTATTACTtggaaaggaaatttatagaaatttacCACAACGTCACATCCCTCAAG GTGGACATAAATGATGAGAAACCTAAGAAAATCTGCGCTTCGTGTTAtgatacaataattaaattttaccaatttaaaacaaaagttatTGAATGTGAGAAGCTGTTAAATGAAGTCTCAAacagagaaaataatttttccaaattcaaaGTAGATCTCAAAAGCGAAGACAATTTAG ACAACAGGAATGAGTTAGGAGTGGAAGAAGAGGCCCTTGAAGAAGTAGACAACAAAGATTGTCGACTTTTAAGATATAAAcataaaaggaaattaaaag AACCCAAGCCGTTCTTGTGCACAATATGTGGCAAAGGGTATTCAACCAAAGCAGTCCTTGAAAATCACCAAAAAATCCATACAGGAGAGAAGAGTTTCACTTGTGATGTGTGTCAGAAACAATTTCGTTTTATTAGCACCTATAAGACTCACATAATG ATTCACAGTAACGAAAAGCCCCTGTCTTGTCCGGTGTGCGGTAAGTGCTTCAGGCAACACGCACATTTAAAAACTCACATTCGAGGTCAACACACCGCGGAGCGGCCCTTTAAGTGCACTTATTGCGGCAAGACCTTCAAACTTAG CGGTAATTTGGTGGTGCATACTCGCATTCACACGGGTGAAACGCCTTATATTTGCGACGTGTGTTCAAAAGGCTTCTACGACTCTAGCAGCATGAAAAAACACAGAAGAGGTCATTTTGAGAAGGGAAGAAAAAAGATTAAGCTTGAGGACTTGAATCTAAATAAAGCTAACGAAGTTACGCGGGTTTCAGAGAAAGGGAAAGAAGATACCTAA
- the wdn gene encoding zinc finger protein 664 isoform X1, with product MSESEIKEGVKVIVYEGENLCRSCLVEIDNKRYFWLESYYLERKFIEIYHNVTSLKVDINDEKPKKICASCYDTIIKFYQFKTKVIECEKLLNEVSNRENNFSKFKVDLKSEDNLDNRNELGVEEEALEEVDNKDCRLLRYKHKRKLKGRGTEKQHVCSVCGKKLKNYYCLYSHMKYVHERANYKEDQTGFVCSTCGNVYKTKSILVTHQKKHEQPKPFLCTICGKGYSTKAVLENHQKIHTGEKSFTCDVCQKQFRFISTYKTHIMIHSNEKPLSCPVCGKCFRQHAHLKTHIRGQHTAERPFKCTYCGKTFKLSGNLVVHTRIHTGETPYICDVCSKGFYDSSSMKKHRRGHFEKGRKKIKLEDLNLNKANEVTRVSEKGKEDT from the exons ATGAGTGAAAGCGAAATTAAAGAGGGAGTGAAGGTGATTGTTTATGAAGGCGAGAATCTTTGCAGATCTTGTTTAGttgaaattgataataaaagaTACTTTTGGCTTGAAAGTTATTACTtggaaaggaaatttatagaaatttacCACAACGTCACATCCCTCAAG GTGGACATAAATGATGAGAAACCTAAGAAAATCTGCGCTTCGTGTTAtgatacaataattaaattttaccaatttaaaacaaaagttatTGAATGTGAGAAGCTGTTAAATGAAGTCTCAAacagagaaaataatttttccaaattcaaaGTAGATCTCAAAAGCGAAGACAATTTAG ACAACAGGAATGAGTTAGGAGTGGAAGAAGAGGCCCTTGAAGAAGTAGACAACAAAGATTGTCGACTTTTAAGATATAAAcataaaaggaaattaaaag GTCGAGGAACTGAAAAACAGCATGTTTGTTCAGTTTGTGGcaagaaattaaagaattacTATTGTCTCTATTCACACATGAAGTATGTTCATGAAAGAGCAAATTATAAG GAAGATCAGACTGGGTTTGTTTGTTCTACTTGCGGCAACGTTTACAAGACCAAGTCAATTTTGGTCACTCATCAGAAAAAACATGAAC AACCCAAGCCGTTCTTGTGCACAATATGTGGCAAAGGGTATTCAACCAAAGCAGTCCTTGAAAATCACCAAAAAATCCATACAGGAGAGAAGAGTTTCACTTGTGATGTGTGTCAGAAACAATTTCGTTTTATTAGCACCTATAAGACTCACATAATG ATTCACAGTAACGAAAAGCCCCTGTCTTGTCCGGTGTGCGGTAAGTGCTTCAGGCAACACGCACATTTAAAAACTCACATTCGAGGTCAACACACCGCGGAGCGGCCCTTTAAGTGCACTTATTGCGGCAAGACCTTCAAACTTAG CGGTAATTTGGTGGTGCATACTCGCATTCACACGGGTGAAACGCCTTATATTTGCGACGTGTGTTCAAAAGGCTTCTACGACTCTAGCAGCATGAAAAAACACAGAAGAGGTCATTTTGAGAAGGGAAGAAAAAAGATTAAGCTTGAGGACTTGAATCTAAATAAAGCTAACGAAGTTACGCGGGTTTCAGAGAAAGGGAAAGAAGATACCTAA